In Bacillus sp. NP247, one DNA window encodes the following:
- a CDS encoding NDxxF motif lipoprotein: protein MKKYTLYPLILLTLLFISACSHSAQSNDTNNKQSDKFDDVQSIKDVTIKIPENIFNSQKKNENINEDEMKQNVKNYLDYSGELFENTVPLSSAMSDENVTESDREKLKKLIDLAKQNDANFHDFISNNTIPDDYKKPSKEIYEFISSSTALSVELDQEIEKIAQDGNLFKADFSFTKRFEKVNGRKQKEIEKFLKEKNIETEYFNK, encoded by the coding sequence ATGAAGAAATATACTTTATATCCACTCATACTGCTTACTCTTTTATTTATATCAGCTTGTTCACACAGTGCACAATCTAATGATACGAACAATAAACAATCCGATAAATTTGACGATGTACAATCTATTAAAGATGTTACTATTAAAATTCCAGAAAATATATTTAACTCTCAAAAAAAGAACGAAAATATTAATGAAGACGAAATGAAACAAAATGTAAAAAATTATTTAGATTATAGCGGAGAGTTATTTGAAAACACCGTTCCCCTTTCATCAGCCATGTCTGACGAGAATGTCACTGAATCCGACCGAGAGAAATTAAAAAAACTAATAGATTTAGCGAAACAAAATGATGCGAATTTCCATGATTTTATTAGTAACAATACTATACCTGATGATTACAAAAAGCCTTCGAAAGAAATCTATGAATTTATTTCATCGTCTACAGCACTTTCAGTAGAGCTAGATCAAGAAATAGAAAAAATCGCTCAAGATGGTAACTTATTTAAGGCCGATTTTTCTTTTACAAAGCGCTTTGAGAAAGTTAATGGTAGAAAGCAAAAAGAGATTGAAAAGTTTTTGAAGGAAAAGAATATTGAAACTGAGTATTTCAACAAATGA
- a CDS encoding HAAS domain-containing protein: MDKSEFLKQLSSSLRNMPNSERQDIISEYETHFISGKQDGKSEEEISKKLGNPKTIAKELNVTYAISNADKKRSLKNIITAIFSVMSLSVLNFIFIIIAFFLLLFLLPILLALIIATPLLIISPILLLGLGFFKGFHQISYSDVYSVFIAFCIGLLISVISYQMIKHVYSILVKYLKWNFAILQRY, encoded by the coding sequence ATGGACAAAAGTGAATTTTTAAAACAACTTAGTTCTTCTCTACGGAATATGCCTAATTCAGAAAGACAAGATATTATCTCGGAATACGAAACTCATTTTATTAGCGGTAAACAGGACGGAAAATCTGAAGAAGAAATTTCTAAAAAGCTAGGAAACCCTAAAACTATCGCTAAAGAACTTAATGTTACATATGCAATAAGCAACGCTGACAAGAAACGAAGCCTCAAAAATATTATAACAGCAATATTTTCTGTTATGAGCTTAAGTGTTTTAAACTTTATATTTATCATTATCGCCTTTTTCTTATTACTCTTTCTATTACCGATTCTTCTAGCACTTATAATTGCCACACCATTGTTAATCATTTCACCTATTTTATTACTAGGATTAGGATTTTTTAAAGGATTTCATCAAATCAGTTATTCAGATGTATATAGTGTGTTCATAGCTTTTTGCATCGGTTTACTAATTTCTGTGATATCTTACCAAATGATAAAACATGTATACTCAATTTTAGTAAAGTATTTAAAGTGGAATTTTGCCATTTTACAAAGATATTAA